A single genomic interval of Sinorhizobium garamanticum harbors:
- a CDS encoding LLM class flavin-dependent oxidoreductase has protein sequence MKKIGFLSFGHWSPSPHSQTRSASDALLQSIDLAVAAEQLGADGAYFRVHHFARQLGSPFPLLSAVGAKTSRIEIGTAVIDMRYENPMYMAEDAGAADIIAGGRLQLGISRGSPEQVIDGWRYFGYQPPEDSTDADMARRHAEVLLDVLRGEGFAEPNPRPMFPNPPGLLRIEPHSEGLRERIWWGASSNATAVWAAKLGMNLQSSTLKDDETGLPFHVQQADQIRAFREAWKAAGHEREPRVSVSRSIFALVDDRDRAYFGRGGQDEDKIGFIDEKTRAIFGRSYAAEPDVLVEQLAKDEAIAEADTLLLTVPNQLGVEYNAHVIEAILTHVAPALGWR, from the coding sequence ATGAAGAAGATCGGCTTTCTCTCGTTCGGCCACTGGTCGCCCTCGCCGCATTCGCAGACGCGATCGGCGTCCGACGCACTCCTGCAGTCCATCGACCTCGCCGTCGCAGCCGAGCAACTCGGCGCGGACGGGGCGTATTTTCGAGTGCATCATTTCGCGCGCCAACTGGGCTCGCCGTTCCCGTTGCTTTCGGCCGTCGGCGCGAAGACAAGCCGCATCGAGATCGGCACCGCGGTCATCGACATGCGCTACGAGAACCCGATGTACATGGCCGAGGACGCGGGCGCGGCCGACATCATCGCCGGCGGGCGGCTGCAGCTCGGCATCAGCCGCGGCTCGCCCGAGCAGGTGATCGATGGATGGCGTTACTTCGGCTACCAGCCGCCCGAGGACAGCACCGACGCCGACATGGCGCGACGCCATGCGGAGGTCCTGCTCGATGTGCTACGCGGCGAAGGCTTTGCCGAGCCCAACCCGCGACCGATGTTTCCCAATCCTCCCGGCCTGCTGCGCATCGAGCCGCACTCGGAGGGGCTGCGTGAGCGGATCTGGTGGGGCGCCAGTTCCAACGCCACCGCCGTTTGGGCAGCCAAGCTGGGCATGAATTTACAGAGTTCTACACTCAAGGATGACGAGACCGGCCTTCCCTTTCACGTGCAGCAGGCCGACCAGATCCGCGCGTTCCGCGAGGCATGGAAGGCGGCAGGTCACGAGCGCGAGCCACGAGTGTCGGTCAGCCGCAGCATCTTCGCACTGGTGGACGACCGTGACCGCGCCTACTTCGGACGAGGCGGCCAGGATGAGGACAAGATCGGTTTCATCGACGAGAAGACCCGGGCGATTTTCGGTCGGAGCTACGCCGCAGAGCCGGACGTCCTCGTTGAACAGCTGGCGAAGGACGAGGCAATCGCCGAGGCCGACACGCTGCTGCTGACCGTCCCCAACCAGCTTGGTGTCGAGTACAACGCACATGTCATCGAGGCGATCCTGACCCATGTCGCTCCGGCTCTCGGGTGGCGTTGA
- a CDS encoding serine hydrolase domain-containing protein — MVKLIAAFLSFFAFLPFAIAQEIPSVPSLLDDLAARQNLTSLKTVVIARNGKVLAERGYRGHTPEDSTNIKSASKSIVSALVGIAIDKGLLEGPDQKIAPILKSELPASPDPRMNDITIGNLLSMQAGLGRMSGPNYGRWVSSNNWVRFALAQPFDDEPGGRMLYSTASTHLLSAILTKVSGKSTLALARNWLGPVDGFRIGAWERDPQGIYLGGNQMAMSARSLLAFGELYRNRGRTAEGQQVIPEDWIELSWQARTNSRFSGDAYGYGWFTRPIGGEDVHFAWGYGGQMLYIVPSLQLTVVMTSEENGPSARNGYRDALHAVMAEIVNAVRAS; from the coding sequence ATGGTCAAGCTGATTGCCGCCTTCCTGTCGTTCTTCGCGTTCCTGCCGTTTGCGATCGCGCAGGAGATCCCTTCCGTCCCTTCGCTGCTCGATGACCTTGCGGCCCGCCAGAATCTGACGTCACTGAAGACCGTCGTCATTGCCCGCAACGGCAAGGTCCTCGCGGAACGCGGCTATCGCGGCCATACGCCTGAGGATTCGACCAACATCAAATCGGCGTCGAAGTCCATCGTTTCGGCGCTTGTCGGCATCGCGATTGATAAGGGCCTGCTCGAAGGCCCGGACCAGAAAATCGCGCCGATCCTGAAAAGCGAGCTGCCGGCCTCGCCGGACCCGCGAATGAACGACATCACGATCGGCAACCTGCTTTCGATGCAGGCTGGACTGGGCCGGATGTCTGGGCCGAACTACGGGCGCTGGGTCTCCAGCAACAATTGGGTCCGTTTTGCACTGGCCCAGCCTTTCGACGACGAGCCGGGAGGGCGGATGCTTTACTCGACGGCCTCCACCCATCTCCTTTCGGCGATCCTGACGAAAGTCAGCGGCAAGTCGACCCTGGCGCTCGCGCGCAATTGGCTCGGTCCGGTCGACGGATTCCGGATCGGCGCTTGGGAACGAGATCCGCAGGGGATTTATCTCGGCGGCAACCAGATGGCGATGAGCGCCCGCTCGCTGCTTGCCTTCGGAGAGCTCTACCGCAACCGCGGCAGGACGGCCGAGGGTCAGCAAGTCATTCCGGAAGATTGGATCGAGCTCTCATGGCAGGCGCGCACCAATTCGCGTTTCTCGGGCGACGCCTATGGGTATGGCTGGTTCACACGGCCGATCGGCGGCGAGGACGTCCATTTTGCCTGGGGTTATGGTGGCCAGATGCTGTATATCGTCCCGTCGCTGCAACTAACCGTCGTGATGACCTCGGAGGAGAACGGGCCTTCGGCGCGCAACGGCTATCGCGACGCGCTGCATGCTGTCATGGCCGAGATCGTGAATGCGGTCCGGGCGTCCTAA
- a CDS encoding anti-sigma factor, translated as MTKADFSDEMLMRFADGELDSDMSAEIERAMEADEELVSRVALFIETRQAAQTAMKPLLEEPLPPELSAAVERMVAERTSEQDASSARVLPFRRPAANDRRGNRWLAPIAASLAVVVAGIGGYWLRGGAEPALDGGLHIAGISGSALDDALAAVATGEERQLPDSNQRFRAIATFRDNAQTLCREFEVDSADRSTVVSVACRTGAEWRVTFAVVAPGTSGGYAPASSAETLDAYLGAIDAGPPLEAAEEAKALSQLRQGPSR; from the coding sequence ATGACCAAAGCGGATTTTTCCGACGAAATGCTGATGCGGTTCGCCGACGGCGAGCTCGATTCCGACATGTCTGCCGAGATCGAGCGAGCGATGGAGGCGGACGAGGAGCTCGTCTCGCGGGTGGCTCTTTTCATCGAGACACGTCAGGCGGCACAGACGGCCATGAAACCACTGCTCGAGGAACCGCTTCCGCCCGAACTTTCGGCTGCCGTCGAAAGAATGGTCGCAGAAAGGACGTCTGAGCAGGATGCGTCAAGCGCCCGCGTTCTACCTTTCCGGCGGCCCGCTGCAAATGACCGCCGGGGAAATCGCTGGCTCGCGCCCATCGCCGCGTCTCTCGCGGTCGTCGTTGCCGGCATCGGCGGATACTGGTTGCGGGGCGGCGCGGAGCCGGCACTCGATGGCGGTTTGCATATCGCCGGCATCAGCGGTTCCGCGCTTGACGATGCGCTTGCGGCAGTTGCCACGGGTGAGGAACGGCAACTGCCGGACTCCAACCAGCGTTTCCGGGCGATAGCGACGTTCCGCGATAATGCGCAGACGCTGTGCCGGGAGTTCGAGGTGGACTCCGCCGACCGCTCGACCGTCGTGTCGGTTGCGTGCCGCACCGGAGCCGAATGGCGTGTGACCTTCGCTGTCGTTGCGCCCGGCACCAGTGGCGGTTATGCGCCGGCATCGTCCGCGGAGACCCTCGACGCCTATCTTGGCGCTATCGATGCCGGACCGCCGCTGGAGGCGGCGGAAGAGGCCAAGGCTCTCAGCCAGCTCCGCCAAGGTCCTTCAAGGTAA
- a CDS encoding SRPBCC family protein, whose product MPETLVVRRETHISAPPAAVFALLTDPEKILRWMGTEADVEPEPGGLYLVNVTGARFARGSFREVVPVHRLVYSFGWDDSEIVPPASSLVEIDLIEQPDGTLLRLTHSGLPNAEQCAGHAEGWAHYLDRLAEVAAGRDPGPDPWHGRTG is encoded by the coding sequence ATGCCAGAGACCCTCGTCGTCCGCCGTGAAACACATATTTCAGCGCCGCCCGCCGCGGTGTTCGCTCTGCTGACCGATCCTGAGAAGATCCTGCGCTGGATGGGAACGGAGGCTGACGTCGAGCCGGAGCCTGGCGGGCTCTATCTCGTGAACGTCACCGGGGCGCGCTTCGCCCGCGGCTCCTTCCGCGAGGTCGTGCCGGTGCACCGCCTGGTATACAGCTTCGGCTGGGATGACAGCGAGATCGTGCCGCCGGCGTCGAGCCTTGTCGAGATCGACCTCATCGAACAGCCGGACGGAACGCTGCTGCGGCTGACCCATAGCGGCCTGCCTAATGCCGAGCAGTGCGCAGGCCATGCGGAGGGCTGGGCCCATTACCTCGACCGGCTGGCCGAAGTTGCGGCCGGTCGCGATCCGGGACCGGATCCCTGGCACGGTCGCACCGGCTGA
- a CDS encoding cytochrome C oxidase subunit IV family protein: protein MAPVEAHAAQQHHPIKLYLLVWGLLFVLSTFSYLVDYVGLQGYLRWSLILIFMVLKAGLIVAVFMHMAWERLALIYAILLPPLLVLVFVALMVSESSYVLLTRLLFFGAAP, encoded by the coding sequence ATGGCTCCGGTAGAGGCGCATGCCGCGCAGCAGCACCACCCGATCAAGCTCTACCTTCTGGTCTGGGGCCTGCTTTTCGTCCTCAGCACTTTCTCCTATCTGGTCGACTATGTCGGCCTTCAGGGTTATCTGCGCTGGTCACTGATCCTGATTTTCATGGTGCTCAAGGCCGGTCTCATCGTCGCCGTGTTCATGCACATGGCCTGGGAGCGCCTCGCACTGATCTACGCGATTTTGCTGCCGCCCCTGCTCGTCCTGGTTTTCGTGGCGCTGATGGTGTCGGAGTCGAGCTACGTGCTCTTGACGCGGCTGCTGTTCTTCGGCGCGGCGCCCTGA
- a CDS encoding S8 family serine peptidase — MLTRRALRLALIAPFAATALLAGDIIAPRNTILFQMLGTYEALADDDDDDDGGGGSRGSGSFRSGAGWSGGRSLLPFRGLLPRRSSPRRSQPPVPAVQAPNEIIGLGFSPAQLEQLTASGFQVLERGTMATFNTEIIKLRIPSELTMDAARQQARALAPQAVVDFNHFFRPEQRAERPCVANDCLARSVIGWPSAQDWPGACAGGARIGLVDTAINPEHDAFEHGNVEIIRLADEKLPESGRQHGTAVAALLVGSAATRTPGLIPGGRLIAVDAFHRAGRQDDRSGAFDLVRAIDLLIAREVHVINLSLSGPPNLLLERVVKKVGERQIIAVAAAGNDGPRAEPVYPAAYEEVIAVTATDKHKRPYRRAGRGEHIDFAAPGVAVWTAASVSGARPKTGTSFAAPFVTAAVALLKASKPELAPDRIREMLTGNAEDLGDPGKDPVFGWGLLNAHAICETVP, encoded by the coding sequence ATGCTGACCCGTCGCGCGCTTAGACTTGCACTGATCGCCCCATTCGCAGCAACAGCATTGTTGGCGGGTGACATCATCGCTCCTCGAAACACGATACTGTTTCAAATGCTCGGGACCTATGAGGCGCTCGCTGACGACGACGATGACGACGATGGCGGCGGTGGTTCCAGAGGCTCCGGCTCCTTCCGCAGCGGAGCGGGATGGAGCGGCGGAAGGAGTCTGCTCCCGTTCCGAGGCCTGTTGCCAAGGCGAAGCAGCCCGCGACGCTCACAGCCCCCTGTGCCTGCTGTCCAAGCGCCGAACGAGATCATCGGGCTTGGCTTCAGCCCGGCTCAGCTAGAGCAGTTGACGGCGTCCGGCTTCCAGGTCCTCGAACGAGGCACGATGGCGACGTTCAACACCGAGATAATCAAGCTTCGCATCCCCTCTGAGCTGACGATGGACGCCGCCCGGCAGCAAGCCCGGGCTCTCGCGCCACAAGCGGTCGTCGATTTCAATCATTTTTTCCGACCGGAGCAGCGGGCCGAGCGGCCATGTGTCGCCAACGACTGCCTGGCGCGCAGCGTCATTGGCTGGCCTTCGGCTCAAGATTGGCCCGGCGCTTGCGCCGGCGGTGCGCGGATCGGTCTCGTCGATACAGCAATCAACCCTGAACACGACGCCTTCGAACACGGAAACGTCGAGATCATCCGCCTTGCCGATGAAAAGTTGCCGGAGTCCGGCAGACAGCATGGCACCGCCGTCGCGGCGTTGCTCGTCGGATCCGCGGCGACCCGCACGCCGGGCCTGATACCCGGCGGCAGGCTGATCGCCGTGGACGCGTTTCACCGCGCCGGGCGCCAGGACGACCGCTCCGGCGCGTTCGATCTTGTCCGTGCCATCGACCTGCTCATCGCGCGCGAGGTGCACGTCATCAATCTGAGCCTCTCGGGCCCGCCCAATCTGCTGCTTGAACGGGTCGTGAAGAAAGTGGGCGAGCGCCAGATCATTGCCGTTGCCGCCGCCGGCAACGACGGCCCGAGGGCGGAGCCGGTCTATCCGGCGGCTTACGAAGAGGTGATCGCGGTGACCGCGACCGACAAGCACAAGCGGCCCTACAGGCGCGCAGGGCGCGGCGAGCACATTGACTTCGCCGCCCCGGGTGTCGCCGTCTGGACCGCGGCCTCGGTCAGCGGGGCGCGTCCGAAAACGGGCACGTCTTTTGCAGCACCTTTCGTCACCGCCGCGGTGGCACTGTTGAAGGCGTCGAAACCGGAACTCGCACCCGATCGAATCCGTGAGATGCTGACGGGAAACGCCGAGGATCTCGGTGATCCGGGCAAGGACCCTGTCTTCGGCTGGGGCCTGTTGAACGCGCACGCTATCTGCGAAACGGTGCCTTGA
- a CDS encoding adenylate/guanylate cyclase domain-containing protein, whose translation MDLPAPLAWLVDEAGASPGPDRFLAELGRRLQADGLPLIGGALTLAVPHPIVARRTWLWRADTGTVIEALAFAGSPPNQAGHDWLAGLGPVQEDTVGPVPDRLVLGWAGSRTFDPAETSQLRQAARFAAAPLATLAERAALATLLEAYLGRRSAARVQAGALSRGTGETIRAVLLCTDLRNFTALSEATEPQAMIATLDAWFDRVAGAIHAFGGEVLKFMGDGLLAIFPVSSTPAEACGAALRAVVAARAGMAHLDATREAQGLPPLPFGVALHLGEILWGNIGAADRLDFTAIGPAVNLVSRLEGLCRPLGRSVLLSGAVAAETTTPLVPLGEHVLRGIAAPCAVFTLPDA comes from the coding sequence ATGGATCTGCCCGCACCCCTTGCCTGGCTGGTCGACGAGGCCGGCGCGTCGCCCGGCCCGGACCGGTTTTTGGCCGAGCTCGGCCGCCGGCTGCAGGCCGACGGACTTCCGTTGATCGGCGGTGCGCTGACGCTGGCAGTGCCGCATCCGATCGTCGCCCGCCGCACCTGGCTGTGGCGGGCGGACACCGGGACGGTGATCGAAGCCCTCGCTTTTGCAGGCAGCCCACCCAACCAGGCAGGACACGACTGGCTCGCCGGGCTGGGGCCGGTGCAGGAAGACACGGTCGGCCCAGTGCCGGACAGACTGGTGCTGGGCTGGGCCGGCAGCCGAACATTCGATCCTGCCGAGACGTCCCAGCTGCGTCAGGCCGCACGCTTCGCCGCCGCACCCTTGGCTACCTTGGCCGAACGGGCAGCACTTGCAACGCTGCTCGAGGCCTATCTCGGCCGGCGCAGCGCCGCCCGGGTGCAGGCCGGCGCGCTCAGTCGAGGCACCGGAGAGACCATCCGTGCCGTGCTGCTTTGTACCGATCTGCGCAACTTCACCGCCTTGTCCGAGGCGACGGAGCCTCAGGCGATGATCGCTACCCTCGATGCCTGGTTCGACCGCGTCGCCGGGGCGATACACGCCTTCGGGGGCGAAGTCCTGAAGTTCATGGGCGATGGCCTGCTGGCGATCTTTCCCGTTTCCAGCACACCGGCCGAGGCCTGCGGGGCGGCATTGCGCGCGGTCGTCGCGGCCCGCGCCGGCATGGCCCATCTCGATGCCACCCGTGAGGCGCAAGGGCTGCCACCGCTGCCCTTCGGGGTGGCGCTGCATCTCGGCGAGATCTTGTGGGGCAATATCGGCGCGGCCGACCGGCTGGACTTCACCGCCATCGGCCCGGCGGTCAACCTGGTTAGCCGGCTGGAGGGGCTGTGCCGGCCGCTTGGCCGGTCGGTGCTGCTCTCGGGCGCGGTCGCCGCCGAGACCACCACACCGCTGGTGCCGCTTGGCGAACACGTGTTGCGCGGCATCGCGGCGCCCTGCGCCGTATTCACGCTGCCGGATGCTTGA
- a CDS encoding RNA polymerase sigma factor, whose protein sequence is MSSAVKDVGERLIAFLPNLRRFAISLCGSRDIADDLVQAACERALASAERFEPGTRFDAWMFRILRNLWIDHVRRQKTAGVQDDISERQDIAGAHGEREAEARLTLKTVAEAIADLPNEQREVLLLVCVEELSYREAADVLGVPIGTIMSRLARARKNLAEAAGITTTAARSQMMKGADE, encoded by the coding sequence ATGAGCAGTGCAGTGAAGGACGTCGGCGAACGCCTCATTGCGTTCCTGCCCAATCTCCGCCGCTTCGCCATCTCGCTTTGCGGTTCGCGTGATATCGCCGATGATCTCGTGCAGGCGGCCTGTGAGCGCGCGCTCGCCAGTGCCGAGCGCTTCGAGCCGGGCACGCGATTCGACGCGTGGATGTTTCGTATACTGCGTAATCTCTGGATCGACCATGTGCGCAGGCAGAAGACTGCAGGCGTGCAGGACGATATTTCCGAGCGCCAGGATATCGCGGGAGCGCATGGAGAACGCGAAGCCGAGGCGCGATTGACTCTGAAGACGGTGGCTGAGGCGATCGCCGATTTGCCGAACGAACAGCGCGAGGTGCTGCTTCTGGTCTGCGTCGAAGAGCTTTCCTACCGCGAGGCGGCCGATGTGCTCGGCGTCCCGATTGGAACGATCATGAGCCGACTGGCGAGGGCCCGAAAGAATCTGGCCGAAGCCGCCGGAATAACGACGACGGCCGCTCGTTCTCAAATGATGAAGGGCGCAGACGAATGA
- a CDS encoding DUF6065 family protein has product MFSLPKKEPRVIRFVCRPEDYGVIAPPLPAKSVLPEWFRKLPAIDQQHLATTNNGLTVKRCMPFLDALSTGWILPIAATVRLEIKDGGRSVETGWEFDRVMVSNHSAHQVAGNPRDPSPPCKFHNYWSIRTPPGWSCLFLPPLNRPGQPFECVAGVVDTDTYAAHIHFPFFATAPDGLYVVEKGTPLVQVIPFRRVDAAVTADIRPETRNEAVEREAIYRNTIAGAGWYRKTARAAR; this is encoded by the coding sequence ATGTTCAGTTTACCGAAGAAAGAACCGCGGGTGATCCGCTTTGTCTGCCGTCCGGAAGACTATGGCGTCATTGCGCCGCCGCTGCCTGCCAAATCGGTCCTGCCCGAGTGGTTCCGCAAGCTGCCGGCGATCGATCAACAGCACCTGGCGACCACTAACAACGGCCTGACCGTCAAGCGCTGCATGCCATTCCTCGACGCGCTCAGCACCGGTTGGATCCTGCCGATCGCCGCGACCGTGAGACTGGAAATCAAGGATGGCGGCCGCAGCGTGGAGACGGGCTGGGAATTCGACCGCGTCATGGTCAGCAATCACAGCGCCCATCAGGTGGCGGGAAACCCGCGAGACCCGTCTCCGCCTTGCAAGTTTCACAACTATTGGTCGATCCGCACACCGCCCGGCTGGAGCTGCCTGTTTCTGCCGCCGCTCAATCGGCCAGGACAGCCATTCGAATGTGTCGCAGGCGTCGTCGATACCGACACCTATGCCGCTCATATCCATTTTCCGTTCTTCGCCACGGCGCCCGACGGCCTGTATGTCGTCGAGAAAGGGACGCCGCTCGTGCAGGTCATACCGTTCCGACGTGTCGATGCAGCGGTCACGGCGGACATCCGCCCCGAAACGCGCAACGAAGCCGTGGAGCGCGAGGCGATTTATCGAAACACCATCGCCGGAGCTGGCTGGTATCGAAAAACGGCGCGCGCCGCCCGCTGA
- the gshB gene encoding glutathione synthase encodes MTLKVAVQMDHISSINIAGDSAFALMLEAQARGHELYHYTPDRLAMIGDNVFCTLEPVEVRDEKGNHFVLGEKQRANLADVDVVLMRQDPPFDLSYIAATHILEKIHPKTLVVNDPAQVRNAPEKLFVTEFSDLMPPTLITRDKAEIDLFRAEYGDIVMKPLFGHGGAAVVRLTKDDLNYGSLYDIFATTFREPWVIQQFLPNVKHGDKRILLVDGEFAGAVNRVPAAGDLRSNMVRGGAPTVADLTQKEREICERLGPSLREKGLILVGIDVIDDKLTEINVTAPTGIRAVRKLGGPDVAAKVWDVLEAKRAG; translated from the coding sequence ATGACACTCAAAGTTGCGGTCCAGATGGATCATATCTCTTCAATCAACATCGCGGGCGACAGCGCCTTTGCCTTGATGCTGGAGGCGCAGGCGCGCGGACACGAGCTTTATCACTATACTCCCGACCGCCTGGCGATGATCGGCGACAATGTCTTTTGCACGCTGGAACCGGTCGAAGTGCGCGACGAGAAAGGCAACCATTTTGTGCTGGGCGAGAAGCAGCGTGCGAACCTGGCTGATGTCGACGTGGTGCTCATGCGCCAAGATCCGCCATTCGACCTCTCCTACATCGCGGCGACCCATATCCTGGAGAAAATCCATCCCAAGACCCTCGTGGTCAACGATCCGGCTCAAGTGCGCAACGCTCCGGAGAAACTCTTCGTCACCGAATTCTCGGACCTGATGCCGCCGACGCTCATCACGCGCGACAAGGCGGAAATTGACCTGTTCCGGGCGGAATATGGCGACATCGTCATGAAACCGCTGTTCGGCCATGGCGGCGCAGCCGTGGTGCGCCTCACCAAGGACGATCTCAACTACGGTTCGCTCTACGATATTTTCGCGACGACCTTCCGCGAGCCCTGGGTCATTCAGCAGTTCCTGCCGAACGTGAAGCACGGCGACAAGCGCATTCTTCTCGTCGACGGCGAGTTCGCGGGCGCGGTCAACCGTGTGCCAGCAGCGGGTGATCTGCGCTCCAACATGGTGCGCGGCGGTGCGCCGACCGTCGCTGACCTCACCCAGAAGGAGCGGGAAATCTGCGAGCGGTTGGGTCCCTCCCTGCGTGAGAAGGGCCTTATTCTCGTCGGCATCGACGTCATCGATGACAAGCTCACCGAAATAAACGTCACGGCTCCGACCGGTATTCGCGCCGTGAGGAAGCTTGGTGGTCCGGACGTGGCAGCGAAGGTGTGGGACGTGCTGGAGGCGAAGCGGGCGGGGTGA